GCCGACGACGAGTACCCGGGGACGGTCCTGGAGCTCTGGGGTGGTTGCCATGATTTAAGAGTACAGCACTTTGTGAAAATCTTCACTAACTACGTTTTGCCGCCGGAGTGGACCCTATCCAGCGTCCCCGTGTCCGGATCCTCCTGGGCCGGACGGGGGTTCCGGGCGGCCTTGCGCAGTTGGAAAACGGCAGCGGCAATGATGGCCAGGAACAGCAGAGCAAAGCCGACAACGACGGCGGCTGCGAGGGCGCTGTCCCGCTTTGAGGGAGCCTTCACTGCCGGCACAGTTGCCTCCGGCAGCGTCGCGACGGCGCTGGGCACATCAGCAGTGGGCAGGGGGACGGATGGCGCCCCCACGTTTCCGCGCCGGTGCACTCGGATCCAGTCCGAAATGGATCCCAGCGGATTGCTCGCGGCCTCGGGTACGGGATCCTTCAACGCACCTTCGGCATTGAGCACCCCGAAGCCATAAAGCGGGTCCTTCCCCGGAGTGCCAGCGTCCTTTGCCGTACTGACGATCCGGTTGATGACCTGCTTGGCACTCATATCCGGCCACTTGGAGCGGATGAGGGCCGCTACCCCGGCCACAATGGGGGTGGCTCCGGACGTGCCGGCCCATTCGGCGTAGCCGCCGCCGGGGATTCCGCCGAGCAGGTTTTCCGCGGGGGCCGCCACTCCGATGCTGATCCCCTGCGAGGACGCGTCGATACTTGCCACGCCTTTCCGGTCCAGGCCGGCAACGGTAAGCACGCCCGGGATAGTCGCCGGCGCACCTACTTGGATGTTGCCGCCCACCCTGTTTCCGGCCGCAGCAACTATCACCACATCTTTCTGCTCGGCGTACAGAAAGGCGGCGTCCCAGCTTTGGGGCCACTGCGGCGTAGTGCTTCCCAGCGAAATATTGATGACCTTGGCACCGTTGTCCACCGCCCAGCGGACTGCCTCAGGGATCTGGTCCTGGTCGCTCTTGCCAGCGGGGTTCGGTGAGCCAAGCCAGGTGGAGACGGACAGAATCTGGGCCTCAGGGGCCACACCAACAATGCCATCCGGGCCAGGGCCGGAAGCGTCGGGGCTCGGCGAGGCCGTGGATCCTGCGGGCTGGTGGCCGCGCCCGGCCAGCATGGTGGCCACTAGCGTGGCGTGTTCCGGCTTGGCGCCGATGCTCTTCTGTCCGTCCGGGCTCCCGGAGCCTGAGACATCGAAGCCGCCCACCACGGCGCCCTTGAGGTCGGGGTGCTGGGCGTCCACCCCGCTGTCGATCACGGCAACCTTCACACCTGCCCCCTTGGAGACCTCCCAGGCCTTGGTGATGCCCGACTCGGCCAGCCAATACTGCTTGTCCCGCCAGGAGTCCGCGTGCGCCGCCGGCGCCGCCGCGAGTCCGGCACTAAGAGTGCCGAAAGTGAGGATTATCGCCAGGAGAGCGGAGGCGGTCCGGCGGAACCGGGCTGTTGCTCTGGTCATTTGGGGTCCCATGGTCGGCTAGCTGATGCTCAGGGCAATGCCATCAAGAATGTCGTGTTCGCTGGCGGTGGCCGTGACGATACGGCCTTCCGTGAGCTCATTCAGTCGCTCCAGGACCCGGCGCCACACCAGCCCGCCTGCGCCGATCACGTCCACCCGGCCTGGATGCATGTACGGCAATTCTGCACGTTGTGCCTTTTTCATCTCCAGCAGATCCGTCGCGGCCCCGCGGATGGCGTCGATGGACAGTTCGGTTCCGTGGATCACCTCGGGGGAATACTGCGGCAGCCGCAGCGCGTGGGCGGTGATAGTGGTGACCGACCCCGCAACGCCGACGACTGCGGTGGCGCGTTCCAGCGGAACGTCCCGTTCCACCCGGGTGATGGCGGCGTCGACGTCGGCCTCGGCGGCGGCGATCTGCTCCGCCGTCGGCGGATCGTCCCTGAGGTGCCGCTCGGTCAGGCGCACGCACCCGACGTCGACGGATTTCCCGGCGGTCACGCCGTCCGCAGTGCCGAGGACGAATTCCGTGCTCCCGCCCCCGAGGTCAATCACCAGCACCTGGTGGCCATCCAGGATGGGCAGGACACTGCTCGCCCCGGCGAAGGACAGCGCGGCTTCCTCGTCGCCGGTGATGACTTCCGGTTCCACGCCGAGCAGGCTGCGGATTCCGTCCACGAAGACCTGGCGGTTGCGCGCGTCCCTGCTTGCGGATGTGGCAACAAAGCGGACCGCGACTACGCCGTTTTCACCGATCATCCGGGCGTAATCCGCGGTGGCGGCGAACGTGCGCTCCAGCGCCTCGGGCGCCAGCTCTCCGGTGGCGTCCACTCCCTGGCCCAGCCGGACGACGCGCATCTCGCGGACCACATCCGTGAGCTTCGCCCTCCCGTTACTGCGGTCGACGTCGGCGATCAGCAGGCGGATGGAGTTGGTACCGCAGTCGATGGCAGCAACCCTTGTCATAGGCCTGCCCCTGCTGTTCCGGCGGCCTTACGGACGGGAGCCGGCCGGCCCACGATCTCGGGTAGGCCCTGCGGTCCATGCCGACTCAGGTCCCTGGACGGGGCCTCCCCCGCGGTGTCCCAGGCGCCGTCGCAATAGCAGCGCTCGGCGGTCCACCACTCGCTAATGGCGGCGATTGCCTCATCTCCCAGCGGATTGACCCCTGGCCCGGCGGCCAGGGAGTGGCCTACCAAGACATGCAGGCATTTGACCCGGGCAGGCATGCCGCCAGCGGAGATGCCGTCAATCTCGGGGACCGCACCGATGCCGGACCGTTCCCCGATGGCTGCCCGGGCTGCCAGATAATCCTCGTGTGCTGACCGGTACGCGGCTGCAAGTGTTTCATCGGCGGCGAGGCGGCCGTTCATGTCGTTCATGACTCCGGCGGCCTCCAGGCGGGACACAGCCGAGGTGATGACGGGATGCGTCAGGTAGAACGTGGTGGGGAACGGGGTGCCGTTGCCCAGCCGCGGGGCCGTGGCGGCCACGAGGGGGTTGCCGCAGATGCAGCGCGCCGGGATTTCCACTACGTCGCGGACCGGCCGCCCCAACTGCCGGCTTAATACGTCGAGATCATGTGCTGATGGCTGGCGGGACATCTCCGGCGCAGTCGCCGTGTTTTCTTCCACTGGCGCGGCCATCCTTCCTCTTTGGTTCAGTCTGTGGCCGCACGCCGGATGGACTCCCACAGGGAATCCACCCACGGCAGATCGGCGGGGTCTTGTGCTGCGCCGGCCTGGCTACTGCTTGTTCCGGCCGGCAGATCGCTGCCGAACACCCAGTAGCCGGTTTCCCCCGGCATAACCATGTTAATCCGGTCGCGGGCCTGCTGTTTCACATAATTGGGGTCCTGCCAGCGTGATATCTGCTGCCTCAGGCCGTCCTGCTGGGCCTGGCTGGCGGCGATATCGGCCTTGAGACCGTCGATCTCGGCCTTTTTGTCGAAAAAGATCTTAACGGTGGGCGCCAGCATGATGGTGATGGCGATCATCACCACCGCCAGCGCGAGCATGCGGCCCGAAAACGCCTTGGCCGGTACCGGGTGCGGCTCTTCCTCGTTCCCGCTGTCCCTGGACTGACCACCGGATCCCGCATTCACGGTGCCGACTTTTCCCGACCCGGCGCGTTCCCGCGACGCCTTTCCAGCGGCTGGGTTTCCCTTGGCCGTGATTCCCTTGGCAAGATCTTCCCTGGCTCCGCCAAAATCGGCGCGGATGACGTCGGCGGTGTCAGGGGCTTCCCTGGCTCGCTCCGTTGTGGCCGGCTCCGTTGTGGCTTGCGGCCTCTGGGCGGCCCTGGGAACTTTTGGACGGCGGGTAGCCATGACACTCCTGAAACGTTTGGCCTGCCTGGGGCCGAAACTGTCGGCGCTGGAACACACCTGCGCTGATACGAACCAGCCTGATACAGCCTGGCTGAAACAGAAACCGGTGGCTATGGTCTTTCAACCATAGCCACCGGTCAGCGGTATACGCGGCTACTAGCCCTTGAAACGCGGGAACGCGCTGCGGCCGGCGTAGCGTGCGGCATCGTCGAGTTCCTCTTCGATGCGCAGCAGCTGGTTGTATTTGGCAACACGCTCGGAGCGGGCCGGGGCACCGGTCTTGATCTGACCGGCGTTGGTGGCCACGGAGATGTCAGCGATGGTGGTGTCCTCGGTCTCACCGGAACGGTGCGAGGTGATGGTGGTGTAACCGGCGCGCTGGGCCAGGCTGACGGCGTCCAGCGTTTCGGTCAGGGAACCGATCTGGTTGACCTTCACGAGCAGCGAGTTTGCGGTCTTGGTCTCGATGCCGCGCTGAAGGATGGAGGGGTTGGTGACGAACAGGTCATCGCCCACCAGCTGGACCTTGTCACCGATGGTGTCGGTGAGGGTCTTCCAGCCGTCCCAGTCGTTCTCGTCCAGCGGGTCCTCGATGGAGACCAGCGGGTAGTCGGCGACGAGTTCGGCGTAGTAGGCGCTCATCTCGGTTGCGGACAGTGCCTTGCCTTCAAACTGGTACGCGCCGTCCTTGAAGAATTCAGAGGAGGCAACGTCCAGTGCCAGGGCGATGTCGGTGCCCGGCGTGTAGCCGGCGTTCTTGATGGCTTCCTGGATCAGATCCAGCGCTGCACGGTTGGACGGCAGGTTCGGCGCGAAGCCGCCTTCGTCGCCAAGGCCGGTGGACAGGCCCTTTTCCTGGAGCACGGCCTTGAGCGCGTGATAGACCTCGACGCCCCAGCGGAGGCCCTCGGAGAAGGTTTCGGCACCGAGCGGGACAACCATGAATTCCTGGATGTCGACGTCGGAGTCGGCGTGGGAGCCGCCGTTGAGGATGTTCATCAGCGGCACGGGCAGCACGTGGGCGTTCGGGCCGCCCAGGTACTTGTACAGCGGCAGGTCTGCAGAGGCGGCAGCGGCGTTGGCCACGGCGAGGGAAACACCCAGGATGGCGTTGGCGCCGAGCTTGCCCTTGTTGGCCGTGCCGTCCAGGTCGATCATGGCCTGGTCGATGCTGCGCTGGTCCGTCGCGTCAAAACCGGTCAGGGCCGGAGCGATCTGGTCGATGACGGCGTCGACGGCCTTCTGGACGCCCTTGCCGAGGTAACGGCCCTTGTCACCGTCCCGCAGTTCGACGGCCTCGTGCTCACCGGTGGAGGCACCTGAGGGAACTGCAGCGCGGCCGATCTGGCCGTCGGAGAGCAGGACTTCAACTTCTACGGTCGGGTTGCCTCGGGAATCGAGGATCTCGCGGGCGTGGATGGCATCGATGAGCGCCATGGATAGGCTCCTTATGGGCGATTTACTGGGAAACTTGCGGAAAGACTCGACGTCCTCGTCAGGGTCTAGCGTAGTCGAGAGTGGGAAAGGTTACGGAAACCTATCCACCCCTGGACGTCATGATTGCGTTGGCCTGCTCCAGCCGTGTTCAGCACCGTGCTCCTGGTAGCGCCGGACAGCGCCCCTGAGGGCGCGTTCTGCGTCGAACCCCTTGGTGCGTGCGGAACGAACGACGGCGAGCAGCAGCTCACCGAGCTCCTCCTCGGTATCCGGAACCGGCACGCCGCCCGGCGGCATGTGGTGGGGAGGCACAGCTGCTTGGGGAAGCACAGCGCCGGCCCGCTCGGCCCTGTCCAGGGACTTCTGGGCCCGTGCCAGCGCAGGCAGTGCCTCCGGGATTCCCTCAAACGGGTGCTTCCGTTCCGGACGTTCCGCCTGTTTGACGGCGTCCCATTTCTGCACGATCTCCTCCACTGTGGCTGGGAAGCTGTCCCGCAGTGTGCCGTCAGGCCGGAAGACGTGCGGATTGCGGCGGATCATTTTGGCACTGATCCCGCGGGCGACGTCGTCGAAAGTAAACGCGCCCCGCTCCTCAGCGAGCCGGGCGTGCAGCACCACCTGGAGCAGCACGTCACCCAGCTCGCCACGGAGTTCAGCGTCATCCCCGCCGGCTTCAATGGTCTCCGCCAGCTCATAGGCCTCCTCGAGGAGGTATTCCACCAGGGAGTCGTGGGTGAGTGCCCCCATCCACGGGCAGTGCTCGCGGAGGGAAGCGATTATCCCCAGGAGCTCCCCCAGCTCGCAAGCTCGCTCGGGGATCCCTGCTGCTGTGGGCCCACCCGGCAACTCCCCCGTCGGTTCCGGGACGGGAGGCTGGCCGGCGCCTGCAGCCTGCTGGTTAGCCCAGGTTGGCATAGGCGTCGTTGATGTACTCCACCAGGGCTTCCTTCTCCTCGAGCGGAAGGAAGGATGCCTCGGCGGCGTTGAGCGTGAGCTCGAGCAGGTCGTCGAGATCGTAGTCGAACGTTTCGACGAGGAGTTCGAACTCGTCCGTCAGGGTCACGCCGCTCATCAGCCGGTTGTCGGTGTTGATAGTCACGTTGAAGCCCAGCTGGTAAAGCATGTCCAGGGGGTGGCTTTCGATGCCCTCACCGAAGCCGGCGATTGCACCTGTCTGGAGGTTGGAGGAGGGGCAGATCTCCAGGGCGATGCCGCGGTCCCGGATCCAGCTGGAGAGGTCGCCCAGGGTGACCAGGCCGATGCTGTCCCCGCCGTCTTCGGCGCTATCGTCGTCTTCGTCGTCGAATTCCACCATGATGTCCTCGGCGATCCTGACTCCATGGCCCAGGCGCAGCGCCCTGCCGTCCACCAGGGCGGACTGGATGCTCTCCAGCCCGGCGGCCTCACCGGCATGGACTGTGGCCGGGAAATTGTGCTCGGCCAGGTAGGTGAAGGCATCCCTGAAACGGGACGGCAGGAAACCGTCCTCGGCGCCTGCGATGTCAAAGCCAACGGCACCCTTGTTGCGGTGGCGGACGGCGAGCTCGGCGATCTCCTGGCCGCGGTCAGCGTGCCGCATGGCGGTGATCAGTTGGCCCACCTGGATCTGGCGGCCGGTCTCGGCCACGGCGTCGACGCCGGCATCGAGGCCTTCCTGCACCGCCTCCACCACCTCATCGAGGGAGAGTCCCTTCTGCAGGTGCTGCTCCGGCGCCCAGCGCACTTCCCCGTACACGACGCCGTCGTCAGCGAGGTCCTCCACAAATTCCTTGGCGACGCGGAAGAGGCCATCCTTTGTCTGCATCACAGCAACGGTGTGGTCAAAGGTCTCCAGGTAGCGGACCAGTGAGCCGGAGTCCGCGGACTCCCGGAACCATTCCCCGAGGGCCACCGGATCGGCGGAGGGAAGGCTATGGCCAACGGCTTCGGCCAGTTCGATGATGGTGGCCGGCCGGAGACCGCCGTCCAAGTGGTCGTGGAGGGAAACCTTCGGCAGGCTTTTCAGGTCGAAATCAAGGGCAGGGGCAGCGTCAACGATAGGCTCAGTCACGTTCCAACCTTAGGGTTGGCGGGCTCCTTACGCCAGCCGCTACTTTGTGCCGGTCTCGGTATCCCCGGTTGCGGATGCCAGCATCGATGACGGACCCGACACCGTCGGGCGTGCCCCGGCAGGGCCGCCGTCCAGCCAGTCATCAGCGCGCCGGGCGTCGTTCCGGGCCAGGTGCTGGTGCCACAGCCGCAGGCCGTGGTCCAGGAGGACTCCGAGCACGATGGCGAACACCACGGCGATGCCGGCGCTCAGCAGGGGGTTGTGGTGCAGCCAGGGGAAGGAGCTGGCCAGGAAGCCGATGCCGATGGAGTACCCCACCCAGGTGAAGCAGGCGCAGGCATCCAGCACGAAAAACCGGCGGTGCGCGAACCCTGTGCTGCCGGCCACGTAGTTGACTGCCACCCGGCCCCAGGGGATATATCGTGCGGTGAAAATCAGGACCGCACCGCGCTTTTCCAGCTCATACCGGGCCCACGCAAAGACTTTCTGGACCTTGGGACGGCGCATCCACTTCCACCGCTCCAGGCCGATCTTGCGGCCCAGCATAAACGCCATGTTGTCACCCGCCATGGCGCCGACGAGGGCGGTCAGGCCCAGGATCCACAGGTTCGGCTCGCCGCTATGCCGGGAAAACGCTGCCAGCGCAACGATCAGGGTCTCGCTGGGCACCACCATGGCAAAACCGTCCACAAAGAAAAAAACCAACAGGACGGGGTAGATCCACCACTGACCAGCTGCATGGAGCACGGCCTCATTAATAAACTCCACGCGGTCTTGCTCCTAGACGAAAATGACGCAGCCAAAGTGACGAAAGTCGCTCTTCAGTGTCCCATGGCAGGGGCGTGGTCCGCTACGCCCCGCCGTCGGGATCCTTCAGCCGCTCTACCACCGGGACCTTGCCGCGCAGGCGGTTGATGGCCAGGTCTACGATGATTCCCAAAGCCACGGCGCAGATAATCGCGATGACCGCGCCCAGAAAGTGGTTGTTTTCGAACCATTGGCCGAAGAACAAGCCGATCGCCACCGAATATCCGGCCCATAGAGTGGCGGAGAGAATGGTGAGCCCGATGAAGCGAAAGTGGTGATAGTGCGTCACGCCTGCTGTGAGGTTCACGGCCACCCTGCCGATCGGGATGAACCGCGCCACGAGGATGAGGGAGGCAGGACGCTTCCGCAGCTCGTCCCCGGCCCAGCGGAAGGCAGCCTGCATCCGCGGCCCGCGCATCCACTGCCAGCGGCGGATCCCCACCCTGCGCCCGATCAGATAGGCGATGTTGTCCCCCGAAAAAGCCCCTAAGGCCGCAACAAGCGCCAGCAGCCATGGATTGGGAACATCAGCGGTGGCGGCGACGGCAGCCAGCCCCACCACCACTGACTCGCTCGGGATTGGCGGAAAAAACCCGTCAAT
Above is a window of Arthrobacter pascens DNA encoding:
- a CDS encoding DedA family protein, with product MQAINDFILAAAGQPWVLLLVLACCIIDGFFPPIPSESVVVGLAAVAATADVPNPWLLALVAALGAFSGDNIAYLIGRRVGIRRWQWMRGPRMQAAFRWAGDELRKRPASLILVARFIPIGRVAVNLTAGVTHYHHFRFIGLTILSATLWAGYSVAIGLFFGQWFENNHFLGAVIAIICAVALGIIVDLAINRLRGKVPVVERLKDPDGGA
- a CDS encoding Ppx/GppA phosphatase family protein, producing the protein MTRVAAIDCGTNSIRLLIADVDRSNGRAKLTDVVREMRVVRLGQGVDATGELAPEALERTFAATADYARMIGENGVVAVRFVATSASRDARNRQVFVDGIRSLLGVEPEVITGDEEAALSFAGASSVLPILDGHQVLVIDLGGGSTEFVLGTADGVTAGKSVDVGCVRLTERHLRDDPPTAEQIAAAEADVDAAITRVERDVPLERATAVVGVAGSVTTITAHALRLPQYSPEVIHGTELSIDAIRGAATDLLEMKKAQRAELPYMHPGRVDVIGAGGLVWRRVLERLNELTEGRIVTATASEHDILDGIALSIS
- a CDS encoding MazG nucleotide pyrophosphohydrolase domain-containing protein translates to MGALTHDSLVEYLLEEAYELAETIEAGGDDAELRGELGDVLLQVVLHARLAEERGAFTFDDVARGISAKMIRRNPHVFRPDGTLRDSFPATVEEIVQKWDAVKQAERPERKHPFEGIPEALPALARAQKSLDRAERAGAVLPQAAVPPHHMPPGGVPVPDTEEELGELLLAVVRSARTKGFDAERALRGAVRRYQEHGAEHGWSRPTQS
- a CDS encoding FtsB family cell division protein, with amino-acid sequence MATRRPKVPRAAQRPQATTEPATTERAREAPDTADVIRADFGGAREDLAKGITAKGNPAAGKASRERAGSGKVGTVNAGSGGQSRDSGNEEEPHPVPAKAFSGRMLALAVVMIAITIMLAPTVKIFFDKKAEIDGLKADIAASQAQQDGLRQQISRWQDPNYVKQQARDRINMVMPGETGYWVFGSDLPAGTSSSQAGAAQDPADLPWVDSLWESIRRAATD
- the eno gene encoding phosphopyruvate hydratase; this translates as MALIDAIHAREILDSRGNPTVEVEVLLSDGQIGRAAVPSGASTGEHEAVELRDGDKGRYLGKGVQKAVDAVIDQIAPALTGFDATDQRSIDQAMIDLDGTANKGKLGANAILGVSLAVANAAAASADLPLYKYLGGPNAHVLPVPLMNILNGGSHADSDVDIQEFMVVPLGAETFSEGLRWGVEVYHALKAVLQEKGLSTGLGDEGGFAPNLPSNRAALDLIQEAIKNAGYTPGTDIALALDVASSEFFKDGAYQFEGKALSATEMSAYYAELVADYPLVSIEDPLDENDWDGWKTLTDTIGDKVQLVGDDLFVTNPSILQRGIETKTANSLLVKVNQIGSLTETLDAVSLAQRAGYTTITSHRSGETEDTTIADISVATNAGQIKTGAPARSERVAKYNQLLRIEEELDDAARYAGRSAFPRFKG
- a CDS encoding S8 family serine peptidase → MTRATARFRRTASALLAIILTFGTLSAGLAAAPAAHADSWRDKQYWLAESGITKAWEVSKGAGVKVAVIDSGVDAQHPDLKGAVVGGFDVSGSGSPDGQKSIGAKPEHATLVATMLAGRGHQPAGSTASPSPDASGPGPDGIVGVAPEAQILSVSTWLGSPNPAGKSDQDQIPEAVRWAVDNGAKVINISLGSTTPQWPQSWDAAFLYAEQKDVVIVAAAGNRVGGNIQVGAPATIPGVLTVAGLDRKGVASIDASSQGISIGVAAPAENLLGGIPGGGYAEWAGTSGATPIVAGVAALIRSKWPDMSAKQVINRIVSTAKDAGTPGKDPLYGFGVLNAEGALKDPVPEAASNPLGSISDWIRVHRRGNVGAPSVPLPTADVPSAVATLPEATVPAVKAPSKRDSALAAAVVVGFALLFLAIIAAAVFQLRKAARNPRPAQEDPDTGTLDRVHSGGKT
- a CDS encoding DedA family protein, which translates into the protein MEFINEAVLHAAGQWWIYPVLLVFFFVDGFAMVVPSETLIVALAAFSRHSGEPNLWILGLTALVGAMAGDNMAFMLGRKIGLERWKWMRRPKVQKVFAWARYELEKRGAVLIFTARYIPWGRVAVNYVAGSTGFAHRRFFVLDACACFTWVGYSIGIGFLASSFPWLHHNPLLSAGIAVVFAIVLGVLLDHGLRLWHQHLARNDARRADDWLDGGPAGARPTVSGPSSMLASATGDTETGTK
- a CDS encoding adenosine deaminase, with product MTEPIVDAAPALDFDLKSLPKVSLHDHLDGGLRPATIIELAEAVGHSLPSADPVALGEWFRESADSGSLVRYLETFDHTVAVMQTKDGLFRVAKEFVEDLADDGVVYGEVRWAPEQHLQKGLSLDEVVEAVQEGLDAGVDAVAETGRQIQVGQLITAMRHADRGQEIAELAVRHRNKGAVGFDIAGAEDGFLPSRFRDAFTYLAEHNFPATVHAGEAAGLESIQSALVDGRALRLGHGVRIAEDIMVEFDDEDDDSAEDGGDSIGLVTLGDLSSWIRDRGIALEICPSSNLQTGAIAGFGEGIESHPLDMLYQLGFNVTINTDNRLMSGVTLTDEFELLVETFDYDLDDLLELTLNAAEASFLPLEEKEALVEYINDAYANLG
- a CDS encoding DUF501 domain-containing protein, yielding MEENTATAPEMSRQPSAHDLDVLSRQLGRPVRDVVEIPARCICGNPLVAATAPRLGNGTPFPTTFYLTHPVITSAVSRLEAAGVMNDMNGRLAADETLAAAYRSAHEDYLAARAAIGERSGIGAVPEIDGISAGGMPARVKCLHVLVGHSLAAGPGVNPLGDEAIAAISEWWTAERCYCDGAWDTAGEAPSRDLSRHGPQGLPEIVGRPAPVRKAAGTAGAGL